A DNA window from Kineococcus endophyticus contains the following coding sequences:
- a CDS encoding triose-phosphate isomerase family protein, translated as MTTRPRPLVGVSLKMYFSLARTRSYLADVAALGPVVAEAGVDAFVIPDFLTVTTGLDLLRGTGIAIGAQDASWEDFGALTGEVSPAALREAGARFVEIGHAERRRMFAEDDIVTARKAAAAARNGLVPLVCIGENVRIDVADAARTTISQVLAALEDVPSEAEVAIGYEPNWAIGQTEPAPPEHVVGVTTRLRDALSHRRGLTRILYGGSAGPGMFTDVAEGVDGLFLGRFAHDVANFQAVIEEIAAHPLNRADDHS; from the coding sequence ATGACGACCCGCCCCCGCCCGCTCGTCGGGGTCAGCCTGAAGATGTACTTCTCGCTGGCCCGGACGCGGAGCTACCTCGCCGACGTGGCGGCCCTCGGTCCGGTGGTGGCCGAGGCCGGGGTGGACGCCTTCGTGATCCCCGACTTCCTCACTGTGACCACGGGTCTGGACCTGCTGCGCGGGACGGGGATCGCCATCGGGGCCCAGGACGCGTCGTGGGAGGACTTCGGGGCTCTCACGGGTGAGGTGTCCCCCGCCGCGCTGCGCGAGGCGGGGGCCCGCTTCGTCGAGATCGGCCACGCGGAGCGGCGGCGGATGTTCGCCGAGGACGACATCGTCACGGCGCGCAAGGCGGCCGCCGCCGCTCGCAACGGTCTCGTCCCCCTGGTGTGCATCGGCGAGAACGTCCGCATCGACGTCGCCGACGCCGCCCGCACCACGATCAGCCAGGTCCTGGCCGCGCTCGAGGACGTCCCGTCCGAAGCCGAGGTCGCGATCGGCTACGAGCCCAACTGGGCGATCGGTCAGACCGAGCCCGCACCCCCGGAGCACGTGGTCGGGGTCACCACGCGCCTGCGCGACGCCCTGTCGCACCGCCGCGGCCTGACGCGCATCCTCTACGGCGGCAGCGCCGGCCCGGGCATGTTCACCGACGTCGCCGAGGGGGTCGACGGCCTGTTCCTCGGCCGCTTCGCCCACGACGTCGCCAACTTCCAGGCCGTGATCGAGGAGATCGCGGCCCACCCGCTCAACCGAGCGGACGACCACTCCTAG
- a CDS encoding VOC family protein produces the protein MTRDVQVTFDAADPRRLGRFWGEVLGYVDMPPPAPHGTWEEALAAWGVPQERWEEAWAVVDPEGRGPRLYFQRVPEDKAGKNRVHLDVRAAPGAQGEERMAALAAEAERLVALGARVLERHSPEPPFGAGHVVLADPEGNEFCLD, from the coding sequence ATGACGCGCGACGTCCAGGTCACCTTCGACGCGGCCGACCCCCGGCGGCTGGGCCGGTTCTGGGGCGAGGTCCTCGGCTACGTGGACATGCCGCCCCCGGCTCCGCACGGGACGTGGGAGGAGGCCCTCGCCGCGTGGGGCGTCCCGCAGGAGCGGTGGGAGGAGGCGTGGGCGGTCGTGGACCCCGAGGGCCGCGGCCCCCGCCTGTACTTCCAGCGCGTCCCGGAGGACAAGGCCGGCAAGAACCGCGTGCACCTCGACGTGCGGGCGGCTCCGGGGGCGCAGGGGGAGGAGCGGATGGCCGCCCTCGCCGCGGAGGCGGAACGGCTGGTGGCGCTGGGGGCCCGGGTCCTGGAGCGACACTCCCCGGAACCACCCTTCGGGGCCGGCCACGTCGTGCTGGCCGACCCCGAGGGGAACGAGTTCTGCCTGGACTGA
- a CDS encoding M20/M25/M40 family metallo-hydrolase, with product MSADTSTSQGTPSAEDEVLDLCRDLIRIDTSNYGDGSGPGERVAAEHVAELLHEVGLQPQYVEGFHGRGNVVVRVPGDERGTAERGALLLHGHLDVVPARAADWKVDPFAGEVADGCLWGRGAVDMKDMDAMLLAVLRETTRAGTRPPRDLVFAFLADEEAAGTQGAQWLVENRADLFEGVTEAVSEVGGFSVDLDGQRTYLLQTAEKGLAWLRLVAHGRAGHGSQVGTDNAVTRLCAAVTRIGGHTWPLEYTATVRQFLQGVSEITGVAFDEDDPSALLATLGTTARWVGATLQNTANPTVLEAGYKHNVIPGTATALVDTRFLPGRQEELMATIRELAGDRVDVEVVNESVALETEFAAPLVDRMRSALEAEDPGAKVLPYCLSGGTDNKSFSHLGIRGYGFAPLRLPAGMDFAGMFHGVDERVPVDALEFGVRVLRRFVATC from the coding sequence GTGAGCGCCGACACCAGCACCTCGCAGGGCACCCCCTCCGCGGAGGACGAGGTCCTCGACCTCTGCCGCGACCTCATCCGCATCGACACGTCGAACTACGGCGACGGTTCCGGTCCCGGCGAACGCGTCGCCGCCGAGCACGTCGCCGAACTGCTCCACGAGGTCGGGTTGCAGCCCCAGTACGTCGAGGGGTTCCACGGCCGCGGCAACGTCGTGGTGCGGGTGCCGGGGGACGAGCGCGGCACGGCCGAGCGGGGTGCGCTCCTGCTGCACGGTCACCTCGACGTCGTGCCCGCCCGGGCCGCGGACTGGAAGGTCGACCCGTTCGCGGGCGAGGTCGCCGACGGCTGCCTGTGGGGTCGCGGCGCCGTGGACATGAAGGACATGGACGCGATGCTGCTCGCCGTCCTGCGTGAGACGACCCGCGCCGGGACGCGCCCGCCGCGCGACCTCGTGTTCGCGTTCCTCGCCGACGAGGAGGCCGCCGGGACCCAGGGCGCGCAGTGGCTCGTGGAGAACCGTGCCGACCTGTTCGAGGGCGTCACCGAGGCGGTCAGCGAGGTCGGGGGTTTCTCCGTCGACCTCGACGGCCAGCGCACGTACCTCCTGCAGACGGCGGAGAAGGGCCTGGCCTGGTTGCGCCTCGTCGCGCACGGCCGCGCCGGCCACGGGTCGCAGGTGGGGACGGACAACGCCGTCACCCGGTTGTGCGCGGCCGTCACGCGCATCGGGGGCCACACCTGGCCGCTGGAGTACACGGCCACCGTCCGGCAGTTCCTGCAGGGCGTCTCGGAGATCACCGGTGTCGCCTTCGACGAGGACGACCCGTCGGCGCTGCTGGCCACCCTCGGGACGACGGCCCGGTGGGTCGGCGCCACGCTGCAGAACACGGCGAACCCCACGGTCCTCGAGGCCGGGTACAAGCACAACGTCATCCCCGGCACGGCGACCGCGCTCGTCGACACCCGGTTCCTGCCCGGGCGCCAAGAGGAACTCATGGCGACGATCCGGGAGCTGGCCGGTGACCGCGTCGACGTCGAGGTCGTCAACGAGTCGGTCGCCCTCGAGACGGAGTTCGCGGCCCCGCTCGTGGACCGGATGCGGTCGGCGCTGGAGGCCGAGGACCCCGGCGCGAAGGTCCTGCCGTACTGCCTCTCCGGCGGGACCGACAACAAGTCGTTCTCCCACCTCGGCATCCGGGGCTACGGGTTCGCGCCGCTGCGGCTGCCGGCGGGCATGGACTTCGCGGGCATGTTCCACGGTGTCGACGAGAGGGTCCCGGTGGACGCCCTCGAGTTCGGGGTGCGCGTGCTGCGGCGGTTCGTGGCGACCTGCTAG
- a CDS encoding sugar phosphate isomerase/epimerase family protein: protein MMPHPHVLPDGSTVQEQSAEGWAQTFEVMTDAGYTCIDPTDTWIRIADLSPERQQEFARTVRASGLQIPAFSTSRRSVMDHEKADENLAYSHRAIDACAAIGIPVVNFGFMRGFTPAQAKALWFWLEPGYADDFSDDVRAVAVGKIKELAKHAQEVGVQIALEMYEDTYLGTADRMVQFVQDVGYDNVGLNPDFGNILRLHREVEPWEEIAAKTFPYTNYWHLKNYYRDEEPSTGSVRTHPAPLEFGTINYRKAIAMALDAGFRGAFCVEHYGGDSISVGATNREYIRRVLPKATPFQPFSSGAAKH, encoded by the coding sequence ATGATGCCCCACCCGCACGTCCTGCCGGACGGTTCGACGGTGCAGGAGCAGTCGGCCGAGGGCTGGGCGCAGACCTTCGAGGTCATGACGGACGCCGGGTACACGTGCATCGACCCGACGGACACCTGGATCCGCATCGCGGACCTGTCCCCGGAGCGTCAGCAGGAGTTCGCCCGCACCGTGCGCGCCTCGGGTCTGCAGATCCCGGCGTTCTCCACCTCGCGCCGCTCGGTCATGGACCACGAGAAGGCCGACGAGAACCTGGCCTACTCCCACCGCGCCATCGACGCGTGCGCCGCCATCGGCATCCCGGTCGTGAACTTCGGCTTCATGCGCGGGTTCACCCCGGCGCAGGCCAAGGCCCTGTGGTTCTGGCTCGAGCCCGGCTACGCCGACGACTTCAGCGACGACGTCCGCGCCGTGGCGGTGGGCAAGATCAAGGAACTCGCGAAGCACGCCCAGGAGGTGGGCGTGCAGATCGCGCTGGAGATGTACGAGGACACCTACCTCGGCACCGCCGACCGCATGGTCCAGTTCGTCCAGGACGTCGGCTACGACAACGTCGGCCTCAACCCCGACTTCGGCAACATCCTGCGTCTGCACCGCGAGGTGGAGCCGTGGGAGGAGATCGCCGCCAAGACGTTCCCGTACACGAACTACTGGCACCTCAAGAACTACTACCGCGACGAGGAACCCTCGACCGGTTCGGTGCGCACCCACCCGGCTCCCCTGGAGTTCGGGACGATCAACTACCGCAAGGCCATCGCGATGGCCCTCGACGCCGGTTTCCGCGGCGCGTTCTGCGTGGAACACTACGGCGGCGACAGCATCAGCGTGGGTGCGACGAACCGCGAGTACATCCGCCGCGTGCTGCCCAAGGCGACCCCGTTCCAGCCGTTCAGCAGCGGCGCTGCGAAGCACTGA
- a CDS encoding ribose-5-phosphate isomerase, translated as MTDLQWRVVLGADEAGVSYKDAIKADLLEDPRVKEVIDVGVNADTDKTAYPHVAVAAARKIAAGEADRGILVCGTGMGVAIAANKVPGIRASVAHDSFSVERLVLSNDGQVLTLGERVIGKELARRLAKEFLGYVFDTSSASAAKVDAITGYETGASDEAGSVPSC; from the coding sequence ATGACTGATCTGCAGTGGCGCGTCGTCCTGGGCGCCGACGAGGCCGGTGTCTCGTACAAGGACGCGATCAAGGCCGACCTGCTGGAGGACCCCCGGGTCAAGGAGGTCATCGACGTCGGCGTGAACGCCGACACGGACAAGACCGCCTACCCGCACGTGGCCGTCGCCGCGGCCCGCAAGATCGCCGCGGGTGAGGCCGACCGCGGGATCCTCGTGTGCGGGACGGGCATGGGCGTGGCCATCGCGGCCAACAAGGTGCCGGGCATCCGCGCCTCGGTCGCCCACGACTCCTTCTCGGTGGAGCGGCTGGTGCTGTCCAACGACGGCCAGGTCCTGACGCTGGGCGAGCGGGTCATCGGCAAGGAGCTGGCGCGGCGGCTGGCCAAGGAGTTCCTCGGCTACGTCTTCGACACCTCCAGCGCCTCGGCCGCCAAGGTCGACGCCATCACGGGGTACGAGACGGGCGCGTCGGACGAGGCGGGTAGCGTCCCTTCCTGCTGA
- a CDS encoding methyl-accepting chemotaxis protein yields the protein MTRLRWTIGKRLAAGFALAAVLLTVVGGISFRSSGQLAENEAAVNHTYAVLTAVDTVTADLKDAETGQRGFVITGADDYLAPFTAATQAVNGHLDEVARLTADNPAQQQRIAQLRPLVQQKVAEMQQTIDLRREKGFEAAQAVVLTNAGKAVMDQIRALTGQLRGEEESLLTVRAAASERAHTTIERTVVGGTAVGLVAFVVIGLLVTRSVLTPLRALNSRLADIADGDGDLTQRLAEDRRDEFADTAAGFNRFVVKVQETVRETAQAADAVTTATQGLHGTAGRIEASAEAVSGQVASMAAAAGQTSANVQSVAAGAEEMGVSIEEISLNTTQAAGVAAEAVALADATTRTVEALGESSRGISDVVQTITAIAAQTNLLALNATIEAARAGDAGKGFAVVASEVKDLAQETATATGDITGRVQTIQQDTARAVDAIAQISEIISRINAFQTTIAAAVEEQSATTREMSRSVTEAADGSAQIAAVVHDVASAVSETGAGVRSTREASEDLAGMADRLKAVVGRFRY from the coding sequence ATGACGCGACTGCGGTGGACCATCGGGAAGCGACTGGCAGCGGGTTTCGCCCTCGCCGCCGTCCTGCTCACGGTGGTCGGTGGGATCTCCTTCCGCAGTTCCGGCCAGCTCGCCGAGAACGAGGCCGCCGTCAACCACACCTACGCGGTGCTCACCGCCGTGGACACCGTCACGGCCGACCTGAAGGACGCCGAGACCGGCCAGCGGGGTTTCGTCATCACCGGCGCGGACGACTACCTCGCCCCGTTCACCGCGGCGACCCAGGCGGTGAACGGTCACCTCGACGAGGTCGCCCGCCTCACGGCGGACAACCCCGCGCAGCAGCAGCGCATCGCCCAGCTGCGCCCGCTGGTGCAGCAGAAGGTCGCGGAGATGCAGCAGACCATCGACCTGCGCCGCGAGAAGGGTTTCGAGGCCGCCCAGGCCGTCGTCCTCACCAACGCGGGCAAGGCCGTCATGGACCAGATCCGTGCTCTGACGGGCCAGCTGCGCGGTGAGGAGGAGTCCCTGCTCACGGTCCGCGCCGCGGCGTCCGAGCGTGCGCACACCACGATCGAGCGCACCGTGGTCGGCGGCACCGCCGTGGGGCTCGTCGCCTTCGTCGTCATCGGTCTGCTCGTGACCCGCAGCGTCCTCACGCCGCTGCGCGCCCTGAACTCCCGCCTGGCCGACATCGCCGACGGCGACGGCGACCTGACCCAGCGCCTCGCCGAGGACCGTCGCGACGAGTTCGCCGACACCGCGGCCGGGTTCAACCGGTTCGTGGTCAAGGTGCAGGAGACGGTCCGCGAGACCGCGCAGGCCGCCGACGCCGTGACGACCGCGACGCAGGGCCTGCACGGCACCGCCGGCCGGATCGAGGCGTCGGCGGAGGCCGTGAGCGGCCAGGTCGCCTCCATGGCCGCGGCCGCGGGCCAGACCTCGGCGAACGTGCAGTCGGTGGCCGCCGGCGCCGAGGAGATGGGGGTCTCCATCGAGGAGATCTCGCTGAACACCACGCAGGCGGCGGGGGTGGCGGCGGAGGCCGTCGCGCTGGCCGACGCCACGACGCGGACGGTCGAGGCGCTGGGGGAGTCCTCGCGAGGCATCTCCGACGTCGTGCAGACCATCACGGCCATCGCCGCCCAGACGAACCTCCTGGCGCTCAACGCGACCATCGAGGCCGCGCGGGCCGGCGACGCGGGCAAGGGGTTCGCGGTCGTGGCCTCGGAGGTCAAGGACCTCGCCCAGGAGACCGCGACCGCGACCGGCGACATCACCGGGCGGGTCCAGACGATCCAGCAGGACACCGCCCGCGCCGTCGACGCCATCGCCCAGATCAGCGAGATCATCTCGCGCATCAACGCGTTCCAGACCACCATCGCCGCCGCGGTCGAGGAGCAGTCCGCGACGACGCGGGAGATGTCCCGCAGCGTGACCGAGGCAGCGGACGGGTCCGCGCAGATCGCGGCCGTCGTCCACGACGTCGCCTCCGCGGTCTCCGAGACGGGGGCCGGCGTCCGGTCGACCCGCGAGGCCTCCGAGGACCTGGCCGGGATGGCCGACCGGCTCAAGGCCGTCGTGGGGCGCTTCCGCTACTGA
- a CDS encoding methyl-accepting chemotaxis protein encodes MSLTTRIVGAAASLAVVAVATGTCGVLATRSVSQDIDQLSTGPLQRQSTVRAIELASSDIATLALSGAFVPGQGPRVAPELDKRRAEVTSSITKLATLVPASEKGLVEDLRTQYQAGEAAGQQILAAKDEASAAAANQAYNTAQAGFAKDITTLSDSADAAVTAAVAEGRSQAQRALVLTLGLLTVGFGVSAGVVTLTVRRIRSDAQAIVDVAQALERGDLTATSGVQNSDELGRAAAALDRALAQLRVDISSVADGAGTLGRTSAALADRSVEAGSASQRTGRSVELVAGDVASVATNLQAIGAGADEMGSAIREISSSAADATGVAAQAVQVADDTTATVSRLGESSAQIGSVVKVITAIAEQTNLLALNATIEAARAGEMGKGFAVVAGEVKELAQQTARATEDISRQVQAIQDDTTGAVSAIGSIAEVISRINDLQTTIASAVEEQTATTSEIARSIAEAAAGADRVDGGVREVSDATRTTVQTVEYAQQAAQEVAGISSQLQTLVGRFRF; translated from the coding sequence GTGTCGTTGACCACCCGGATCGTGGGGGCCGCAGCGTCGTTGGCCGTGGTGGCCGTCGCCACCGGTACGTGTGGAGTGCTGGCGACGCGGTCGGTGTCGCAGGACATCGACCAGCTCTCCACGGGGCCGTTGCAGCGGCAGAGCACGGTGCGCGCCATCGAGCTCGCCAGCAGCGACATCGCCACGCTCGCGCTCAGCGGTGCCTTCGTGCCCGGTCAGGGTCCGCGTGTCGCCCCCGAACTGGACAAGCGTCGCGCGGAGGTGACCTCGAGCATCACGAAGCTCGCCACGCTGGTCCCCGCGTCGGAGAAGGGGCTCGTCGAGGACCTGCGCACGCAGTACCAGGCCGGAGAGGCGGCGGGGCAGCAGATCCTCGCAGCCAAGGACGAGGCGTCGGCGGCCGCCGCCAACCAGGCGTACAACACGGCGCAGGCCGGGTTCGCGAAGGACATCACGACGCTCAGCGACAGTGCCGACGCCGCGGTCACGGCCGCCGTCGCCGAGGGCCGGTCGCAGGCGCAGCGGGCGCTGGTGCTGACCCTGGGACTGCTGACGGTGGGCTTCGGCGTCTCGGCCGGCGTCGTCACGCTGACGGTCCGCCGCATCCGCTCCGACGCCCAGGCCATCGTCGACGTCGCCCAGGCCCTCGAGCGCGGCGACCTCACGGCCACCAGCGGTGTGCAGAACTCCGACGAGCTGGGTCGGGCCGCCGCGGCCCTGGACCGCGCCCTGGCGCAGCTGCGCGTCGACATCTCCTCGGTCGCGGACGGGGCGGGCACGCTCGGCCGCACCTCGGCGGCCCTCGCCGACCGCAGCGTCGAGGCGGGGTCGGCGTCCCAGCGCACCGGCCGCAGCGTCGAGCTCGTCGCCGGTGACGTCGCGTCGGTCGCGACGAACCTGCAGGCCATCGGAGCCGGGGCCGACGAGATGGGCAGCGCGATCCGCGAGATCTCCTCCTCTGCCGCCGACGCCACCGGCGTCGCGGCGCAGGCGGTCCAGGTCGCCGACGACACCACCGCGACCGTCTCCCGACTCGGGGAGTCCTCCGCCCAGATCGGCTCGGTCGTCAAGGTCATCACGGCCATCGCCGAGCAGACGAACCTGCTGGCCCTCAACGCGACCATCGAGGCCGCGCGCGCCGGGGAGATGGGCAAGGGCTTCGCCGTCGTGGCCGGGGAGGTCAAGGAGCTGGCGCAGCAGACCGCGCGCGCCACCGAGGACATCTCCCGTCAGGTGCAGGCGATCCAGGACGACACGACGGGCGCGGTCTCGGCCATCGGGTCGATCGCCGAGGTCATCTCCCGCATCAACGACCTGCAGACGACGATCGCCTCGGCGGTCGAGGAGCAGACGGCGACGACGTCGGAGATCGCCCGGTCGATCGCCGAGGCCGCCGCCGGCGCCGACCGGGTGGACGGCGGCGTCCGCGAGGTGTCGGACGCGACGCGCACCACGGTGCAGACCGTCGAGTACGCGCAGCAGGCCGCTCAGGAGGTGGCGGGGATCTCCTCGCAGCTGCAGACGCTGGTGGGCCGCTTCCGCTTCTGA
- a CDS encoding GntR family transcriptional regulator, with protein MDDWSVTTPRGLTDTVHDAILELLMNRGLEPGSALRTQTLADRLGVSATPVREALARLEGSGLVVRSARRGYRAAPLLSSEELGQLVDVRLLVEPGNAERACARTDDAFVARLWAAVEEQREAPTGPGYSGFKHYLEADWSFHELLAEGTANPFIVRTLDSFRGFVQRLHQDEDRVSDAHESVAEHEAIVRAFERRDPAAAAAAMRVHLERVLERAVG; from the coding sequence ATGGACGACTGGTCGGTGACGACTCCCCGCGGGCTCACGGACACCGTGCACGACGCGATCCTCGAACTCCTCATGAACCGCGGGCTCGAACCCGGCTCGGCACTGCGCACCCAGACCCTCGCCGACCGCCTCGGCGTGTCGGCCACCCCCGTCCGCGAGGCCCTGGCCCGGCTCGAGGGTTCCGGTCTCGTCGTGCGCAGCGCGCGCCGCGGGTACCGGGCGGCCCCCCTGCTGTCGAGCGAGGAGCTGGGCCAGCTCGTCGACGTCCGCCTGCTGGTCGAACCCGGCAACGCCGAGCGGGCCTGCGCCCGGACCGACGACGCCTTCGTGGCCCGGCTGTGGGCGGCGGTCGAGGAGCAGCGCGAGGCCCCCACGGGCCCGGGGTACTCGGGCTTCAAGCACTACCTGGAGGCCGACTGGTCCTTCCACGAGCTGCTGGCCGAGGGGACGGCCAACCCCTTCATCGTGCGGACCCTGGACTCCTTCCGCGGCTTCGTGCAGCGCCTGCACCAGGACGAGGACCGGGTCAGCGACGCCCACGAGAGCGTGGCCGAGCACGAGGCCATCGTCCGCGCCTTCGAGCGGCGGGACCCGGCCGCCGCCGCGGCGGCCATGCGCGTCCACCTCGAGCGCGTGCTCGAACGCGCGGTCGGGTGA
- a CDS encoding dihydroxyacetone kinase family protein yields the protein MTKIFGDPAEFVDESVAGFVDLYSHYVQPVPHGVIRSTATPEGKVAVIAGGGSGHYPAFAGYVGPGLADGAVCGNVFASPSTRWVYDVAKAAHRGGGVLLGFGNYAGDILNFGLAAERLRAEGIPAELLVVTDDVASEGQGANGERRGIAGDVVAFKIAGAAAEAGYGFEDVVRVARHANDVTRSMGIAFAGCTLPGETEPLFTVTPGNMAIGLGIHGEPGISEEPIGTPTEIATLLVEKVLAGKPESAPDSGRVAVLVNGLGATKYEELFLLYVPIAKQLRAAGYEIVAPQVGELVTSLDMAGCSLTVTWLDEELEKLWTDPAQCPALSVGATIETTPAPTYVVPEDEVADYTGTPAEAAESGQKIAGLIEAVRDVLKDAEAELGRIDAIAGDGDHGTGMVNGSVAAAQAARTAADAGAGAGSTLSAAGAAWADRAGGTSGVIWGVLLHAFAEKLGDEGKPSAEQVSEGATASVEAVMRLAGARVGNKTMLDSQVPFAETLAERIAAGDDLKTAFTTAAQAATQAAEATKDLRPQIGRARPLAERSLGHPDAGAVSLALVTRTVADKL from the coding sequence ATGACCAAGATCTTCGGTGACCCCGCGGAGTTCGTCGACGAGTCCGTCGCCGGTTTCGTGGACCTGTACTCCCACTACGTCCAGCCCGTCCCGCACGGGGTGATCCGCTCCACCGCCACCCCCGAGGGCAAGGTCGCCGTCATCGCCGGCGGCGGCTCGGGCCACTACCCCGCCTTCGCCGGCTACGTCGGCCCGGGACTTGCCGACGGCGCCGTGTGCGGCAACGTCTTCGCCTCCCCCTCCACCCGCTGGGTCTACGACGTCGCCAAGGCCGCCCACCGCGGCGGCGGGGTCCTGCTCGGCTTCGGCAACTACGCCGGGGACATCCTCAACTTCGGCCTGGCCGCCGAACGCCTGCGCGCCGAGGGGATTCCCGCCGAACTGCTCGTCGTCACCGACGACGTCGCCAGTGAGGGCCAGGGCGCCAACGGAGAGCGCCGCGGCATAGCCGGTGACGTCGTCGCCTTCAAGATCGCCGGCGCGGCCGCCGAAGCCGGCTACGGCTTCGAGGACGTCGTCCGGGTCGCCCGTCACGCCAACGACGTCACCCGCTCCATGGGCATCGCGTTCGCCGGCTGCACCCTGCCGGGTGAGACGGAACCCCTGTTCACGGTGACGCCCGGGAACATGGCCATCGGCCTCGGCATCCACGGCGAACCCGGCATCTCCGAGGAACCCATCGGCACCCCCACCGAGATCGCCACCCTGCTGGTGGAGAAGGTCCTCGCCGGGAAGCCGGAGTCGGCGCCCGACTCGGGCCGGGTCGCGGTCCTCGTCAACGGCCTCGGGGCGACGAAGTACGAGGAGCTGTTCCTGCTCTACGTGCCCATCGCGAAGCAGCTGCGCGCGGCGGGCTACGAGATCGTGGCTCCGCAGGTCGGCGAACTCGTCACCAGCCTGGACATGGCGGGTTGCTCGCTGACCGTCACGTGGTTGGACGAGGAGCTCGAAAAGCTCTGGACCGACCCGGCGCAGTGCCCGGCCCTGTCCGTGGGCGCGACCATCGAGACCACCCCGGCTCCGACCTACGTCGTCCCCGAGGACGAGGTCGCCGACTACACCGGCACCCCCGCCGAGGCGGCCGAGTCCGGGCAGAAGATCGCGGGGCTCATCGAGGCCGTCCGCGACGTGCTCAAGGACGCAGAGGCCGAACTGGGCCGCATCGACGCCATCGCCGGGGACGGTGACCACGGCACCGGCATGGTCAACGGCTCCGTCGCGGCCGCTCAGGCCGCCCGCACCGCGGCGGACGCCGGCGCAGGTGCCGGGTCCACGCTGTCGGCCGCGGGTGCCGCCTGGGCGGACCGCGCGGGCGGGACCTCCGGAGTGATCTGGGGGGTGCTGCTGCACGCGTTCGCCGAGAAGCTGGGCGACGAGGGCAAGCCGTCGGCCGAGCAGGTCTCCGAGGGCGCCACCGCTTCGGTGGAGGCCGTCATGCGTCTCGCCGGGGCGCGGGTCGGCAACAAGACGATGCTCGACTCCCAGGTCCCGTTCGCGGAGACCCTGGCCGAGCGGATCGCCGCCGGTGATGACCTCAAGACGGCGTTCACCACCGCCGCCCAGGCCGCCACGCAGGCCGCGGAGGCGACCAAGGACCTGCGCCCGCAGATCGGCCGGGCCCGGCCGCTGGCCGAACGGTCCCTGGGCCACCCCGACGCCGGCGCCGTCTCGCTGGCGCTGGTGACCCGCACCGTCGCCGACAAGCTCTGA
- a CDS encoding 3-hydroxyacyl-CoA dehydrogenase family protein: MPTAPRTDKITKVAQIGTGYMGGGIAQSLALAGNDVWLADADKESTQRNYERLLKESELFEAQGLFAQGSTEVLKQKFHPADSIEEAVADVHFVEEAVFEDPTVKKDVLSRVEKAVTPGTIIGTNTSTIPVKVLAEAFEDASLFLTVHFSNPAPFIPGVELVTGEATDPAVLPLIDDLLTRAGRRGAQVKDVPGFVLNRLQYVLLKEAMSVVDEGVATPADVDTIVSTTFGFRLPFFGPFAIADMAGLDVYAKGFKVLEGHFGERLSAPANLTALVEQGKFGTKTGSGFLELDPEKLAALIDYRNKAYKKMQELLDELGPSPLA; the protein is encoded by the coding sequence GTGCCCACTGCACCCCGCACCGACAAGATCACCAAGGTCGCCCAGATCGGCACCGGCTACATGGGCGGCGGCATCGCCCAGTCCCTCGCCCTCGCCGGCAACGACGTGTGGCTCGCGGACGCCGACAAGGAGTCCACGCAGCGCAACTACGAGCGTCTGCTGAAGGAGTCCGAGCTCTTCGAGGCGCAGGGCCTGTTCGCGCAGGGCAGCACCGAGGTGCTGAAGCAGAAGTTCCACCCCGCGGACTCCATCGAGGAGGCCGTCGCCGACGTGCACTTCGTCGAGGAGGCCGTCTTCGAGGACCCGACGGTCAAGAAGGACGTCCTCTCGCGCGTCGAGAAGGCCGTGACCCCGGGCACGATCATCGGGACGAACACCTCCACCATCCCCGTCAAGGTGCTGGCCGAGGCGTTCGAGGACGCGTCGCTGTTCCTCACGGTGCACTTCTCCAACCCGGCGCCGTTCATCCCCGGTGTCGAGCTCGTCACCGGCGAGGCGACCGACCCGGCCGTCCTGCCGCTCATCGACGACCTGCTGACGCGTGCGGGACGCCGGGGCGCCCAGGTCAAGGACGTCCCCGGTTTCGTCCTCAACCGCCTGCAGTACGTCCTGCTGAAGGAGGCCATGTCGGTCGTGGACGAGGGTGTCGCCACCCCCGCCGACGTCGACACGATCGTCTCCACGACCTTCGGGTTCCGCCTGCCCTTCTTCGGCCCGTTCGCGATCGCCGACATGGCCGGCCTCGACGTCTACGCCAAGGGTTTCAAGGTCCTCGAGGGCCACTTCGGTGAGCGCCTCTCGGCGCCGGCGAACCTGACCGCGCTCGTCGAGCAGGGCAAGTTCGGGACGAAGACGGGCTCGGGGTTCCTCGAGCTCGACCCCGAGAAGCTCGCCGCCCTCATCGACTACCGCAACAAGGCGTACAAGAAGATGCAGGAACTGCTCGACGAGCTCGGCCCGTCGCCGCTGGCCTGA